A portion of the Clostridium gelidum genome contains these proteins:
- a CDS encoding major capsid protein, which translates to MIDLKDYVNPVKIAMYVKQLPVEDTLDKTLFPNKKVDGTEFEMAKGAKKKAIALRQSAFDTRAKLRSLNAKVDTNTKEIPFFKEGITVNEKDKRKLMDLKAAGSDDRANFVLNEIYKGHAELVEAAEIVAKGMRAQVIQNGTIVYSSNPADGNVIVDYGVPSNHKITLTGTDKWTDPSADIYDDIVAYKKILTDEHYAAPNTMLMTEVTFMNTIMKNTTITNDIKNSNLNTTRILAESDYLTFLKERLKMSVVFEETVTYCPYKGASEVPYYDDYKVTFINSTNLGDTLYGVTPEEYDLSTRNNKYPTVIYDNRIAISTEEIFDPCTTNTKVSVMPIVSFDKADEVFFATVG; encoded by the coding sequence ATGATAGATTTAAAAGACTATGTAAATCCAGTTAAAATCGCAATGTATGTAAAACAATTACCTGTTGAAGACACACTTGATAAAACACTATTTCCTAACAAAAAGGTTGATGGCACAGAATTTGAAATGGCAAAAGGTGCTAAGAAGAAAGCCATAGCATTAAGACAATCTGCTTTTGATACTAGAGCTAAGTTAAGAAGTTTAAATGCTAAAGTAGATACTAATACTAAAGAAATTCCATTCTTTAAAGAAGGTATTACAGTAAATGAAAAAGATAAAAGAAAATTAATGGATTTAAAAGCAGCAGGTTCAGACGATAGAGCAAATTTTGTATTAAATGAAATATATAAAGGTCATGCAGAATTGGTTGAAGCAGCAGAAATAGTAGCAAAAGGAATGAGAGCGCAAGTTATCCAAAATGGTACTATTGTATATTCAAGTAATCCAGCAGACGGAAACGTCATTGTTGATTATGGAGTACCAAGCAATCATAAAATTACATTAACAGGCACTGATAAATGGACAGATCCTTCAGCTGATATTTATGATGATATCGTAGCTTATAAAAAAATATTAACTGATGAACATTATGCAGCACCAAATACAATGCTAATGACAGAAGTGACATTCATGAATACTATTATGAAAAATACTACTATTACTAATGATATTAAGAACAGTAATTTAAATACTACAAGAATTTTAGCTGAATCTGATTATTTAACTTTCTTAAAAGAAAGATTAAAAATGTCAGTTGTATTTGAAGAAACTGTAACATATTGCCCATATAAGGGTGCATCAGAAGTTCCATATTATGATGATTATAAAGTTACATTTATTAATTCTACTAACTTAGGAGATACTTTGTATGGTGTAACACCAGAAGAATATGATCTTTCAACTAGAAACAACAAATATCCTACAGTCATTTATGATAATAGAATTGCAATTAGCACAGAGGAAATATTTGACCCTTGTACAACAAACACTAAAGTATCAGTAATGCCTATTGTAAGTTTTGATAAAGCAGACGAAGTATTTTTTGCGACAGTTGGTTAA
- a CDS encoding phage scaffolding protein — MAKLKEIIGEELFKQLPADKQKEYEAKDYEDVSNGAYVPKKRFDDVNVEAKDYKKQVGERDTQINSLKEEFKDTAGLKEKLEILEKDNKTQKETHEKQLSAIAFDNALEKGLGAYSIKDKVSIMAHIDKTKLKVDGDNVIGLKEQMEPLQKSHDFLFEKEINGTGVFNTGGNNEQHKDPVGKEDIAVILGKQQAENMKGNSGFDKFIAK; from the coding sequence ATGGCAAAGTTAAAGGAAATTATCGGAGAGGAACTATTTAAGCAGCTTCCAGCAGATAAGCAAAAGGAATATGAGGCTAAGGATTATGAAGATGTTTCTAATGGTGCTTATGTTCCTAAAAAACGATTTGATGACGTTAATGTTGAGGCTAAAGATTATAAAAAGCAAGTTGGAGAAAGAGATACTCAAATTAACAGCTTAAAAGAGGAATTTAAAGATACTGCAGGATTAAAAGAAAAACTTGAAATTCTTGAGAAAGATAATAAGACTCAAAAGGAAACTCATGAGAAACAATTATCTGCAATTGCTTTCGATAATGCTTTAGAAAAAGGTTTAGGAGCTTATAGCATTAAAGACAAAGTATCCATTATGGCACATATTGATAAAACTAAGCTAAAAGTTGATGGAGATAATGTCATAGGTCTTAAGGAACAAATGGAACCACTTCAAAAGTCACACGATTTCTTATTTGAAAAAGAGATTAATGGAACAGGTGTATTTAATACTGGTGGAAATAATGAACAACATAAAGATCCAGTAGGTAAAGAAGATATTGCAGTAATTTTGGGAAAACAACAAGCAGAAAACATGAAAGGAAATAGTGGCTTTGATAAATTTATAGCCAAATAA
- a CDS encoding phage portal protein produces MYFDYDNSNGNSIKNTLLNLPDAERHERELIRKDYIFYKGKCIVPIDKVGEDKALLGQNWEINDNCDYKPTQDIRNKIKPLLRKQARWMFGVEPTIKLKSDDKEDKDQCEELRKFIEDVLDDNSFWPTTKKAFLEATIKKRVLLRVEANPNSPLVIKYESIENFYYREKNRKLLYVVFFEEDEENVYREADTEKIYYIHTYYYKFTEKKERQAWYKKETYFNAELQKDLTIEQDTGFINIPCWLIKNSGELNDSFGESDVEELMDTQTQYNKTISDVRDALRFQMFGAESIIDGNMDDVSKLTVAPNAVHAIRTRDELAESGKQASMQRLEYNMGNSAAIEAYLDRADADMNVTMDMPQLKDLNNIPSAKAMGYLYNDLIARCDDKWNDWTPAFIGLFEFIKEVGSICYPGLYNKAWNQLKYSTLLEHNYPLPSDTEEKKTTAMNEVDHGVRSHQSYIKDFSESENAEDEWNEILQEKTALTAAENEQFNTE; encoded by the coding sequence ATGTATTTTGATTATGATAATAGCAATGGTAACAGTATAAAAAATACATTGCTTAATCTGCCTGATGCAGAAAGGCATGAAAGAGAATTAATTAGAAAAGATTATATATTCTATAAAGGTAAGTGCATAGTTCCAATAGATAAAGTTGGAGAAGATAAAGCATTACTTGGTCAGAATTGGGAAATCAATGATAATTGTGATTATAAACCTACCCAAGATATAAGGAATAAGATTAAACCATTATTAAGAAAACAGGCTAGATGGATGTTTGGTGTTGAACCAACAATCAAACTTAAATCAGATGATAAAGAAGATAAGGATCAATGCGAAGAACTTAGAAAATTTATTGAAGATGTATTAGATGATAATTCTTTCTGGCCAACAACTAAAAAAGCATTTCTAGAAGCTACAATTAAAAAGAGAGTTCTACTTAGAGTAGAAGCTAACCCTAATTCTCCATTGGTCATTAAATATGAATCAATAGAGAATTTTTATTATAGGGAGAAAAACAGAAAGCTCTTATATGTTGTATTTTTCGAAGAAGATGAAGAGAATGTATATAGAGAAGCGGATACAGAAAAAATTTATTATATTCATACTTATTACTACAAATTTACTGAAAAGAAGGAACGTCAAGCATGGTATAAGAAAGAAACTTATTTTAATGCAGAATTACAAAAAGATTTAACAATAGAACAGGATACTGGATTTATTAATATTCCATGTTGGTTAATAAAGAATAGTGGAGAATTAAATGATTCATTTGGTGAATCTGATGTAGAAGAATTAATGGATACTCAAACTCAATATAATAAAACTATTTCAGATGTTAGAGATGCATTAAGATTTCAAATGTTTGGTGCTGAATCTATTATTGATGGGAATATGGATGATGTGAGTAAACTTACTGTAGCTCCTAATGCAGTACATGCTATTAGAACTAGAGATGAATTAGCTGAAAGTGGTAAACAAGCTTCAATGCAAAGACTAGAATATAATATGGGAAACAGTGCTGCTATTGAAGCTTATTTAGATAGAGCAGATGCTGATATGAATGTTACTATGGATATGCCACAATTAAAAGATTTAAATAATATTCCATCAGCTAAAGCCATGGGGTATTTATATAATGATTTAATTGCAAGATGTGATGATAAGTGGAATGATTGGACTCCAGCTTTTATTGGATTATTTGAATTTATTAAAGAGGTTGGTTCAATTTGTTATCCAGGTTTATATAACAAGGCATGGAATCAATTAAAATATAGCACCTTACTTGAACATAATTATCCATTACCTTCAGATACAGAGGAAAAGAAAACAACTGCAATGAATGAAGTTGATCATGGAGTAAGATCACATCAATCTTATATTAAAGATTTCTCTGAATCTGAGAATGCAGAAGACGAATGGAATGAAATACTACAAGAAAAAACTGCATTAACAGCAGCTGAAAATGAACAATTTAATACTGAATAA
- a CDS encoding PBSX family phage terminase large subunit: MEIEREINPHFEDYLFDWDYKFYFLVGGYGSSKSYNTAFKIILKLLDEKRTALVVREVYDTIRDSCFSLFDEIITEMELDDRIRCVVSPMQIRFPNGSKIIFKGMDKPAKLKSINNVSIVWIEECSEVKYAGFKELLGRLRHPFLKLHMILTTNPVSKNNWCYKHFFIDKKKKLFILDDKELYKKRTIIINNTYYHHSLADDNYFLPKSYIEQLDDLKTFDIDLYRIARRGQFGVNGRKVLPQFERRPHYEVLDMMHKIKKPLHKVGMDFGFETSYNAIVRLVIDDENKILYIYWQYYKNQMTDDKTAIEIAEFKNTQELIRADSAEPKTIKFYQQEGFNMRGAKKFPGSRLQNTKKVKRFKKIICSEDCQDVIDELEDLTYAIDKDGELIEDEFATDPHTFSAIWYGLDGYEVSDLKEHKYDDSVYEKGKGVANKTSDPYKRGGTVF; encoded by the coding sequence ATGGAAATTGAAAGAGAAATCAATCCTCATTTTGAAGATTACTTATTTGATTGGGACTATAAATTTTATTTTTTAGTTGGTGGTTATGGATCAAGTAAATCTTATAATACTGCATTTAAAATAATTCTTAAGTTATTAGATGAGAAGAGAACAGCGTTAGTAGTTAGAGAGGTTTATGATACTATCAGAGATTCGTGCTTTTCATTATTTGATGAAATAATAACTGAAATGGAGCTTGATGATAGAATACGTTGTGTTGTATCTCCAATGCAAATAAGATTTCCTAATGGTTCAAAGATAATATTTAAAGGAATGGATAAGCCAGCTAAATTAAAATCTATTAATAACGTTTCTATTGTGTGGATTGAAGAATGTTCAGAGGTAAAATATGCTGGATTTAAAGAGTTATTAGGTAGATTGAGGCACCCATTTTTAAAACTTCATATGATACTTACCACTAATCCAGTATCAAAGAACAACTGGTGTTATAAGCATTTCTTTATAGACAAAAAGAAAAAACTATTTATCTTAGATGATAAGGAATTATATAAAAAAAGGACAATTATAATAAATAATACATATTATCATCATAGTTTAGCCGATGATAATTATTTTTTGCCTAAATCTTATATAGAGCAGCTAGATGATTTAAAAACATTTGATATTGATTTATATAGAATTGCTAGAAGAGGGCAATTTGGGGTTAATGGTAGAAAAGTATTACCACAATTTGAACGCAGACCTCACTATGAAGTATTAGATATGATGCATAAAATTAAGAAACCATTGCACAAGGTCGGAATGGATTTTGGATTTGAAACTTCATATAATGCCATTGTTAGGCTTGTTATAGATGATGAAAATAAGATTCTGTATATATATTGGCAATATTATAAAAACCAAATGACAGATGATAAAACTGCAATAGAGATAGCAGAATTTAAAAATACACAGGAATTAATTAGAGCAGATAGTGCAGAACCTAAGACAATTAAGTTCTACCAACAAGAGGGATTTAATATGAGAGGTGCTAAAAAGTTCCCAGGTTCAAGATTGCAAAATACCAAGAAAGTTAAGAGATTTAAAAAGATAATTTGTTCTGAAGATTGCCAAGATGTTATTGATGAATTAGAAGATTTAACATATGCGATTGATAAGGATGGAGAGTTAATTGAAGATGAATTTGCAACAGATCCACATACATTTAGTGCTATCTGGTATGGACTTGATGGATATGAAGTATCTGACTTAAAAGAGCATAAATATGATGATTCAGTATATGAAAAAGGTAAGGGTGTTGCTAATAAAACTAGTGATCCTTATAAGAGAGGAGGTACAGTATTCTAA
- a CDS encoding terminase small subunit, whose translation MARQRSPARDEAKKLYLDSKGKMKLVDIAASLNIKDSQVRKWKSQDEWERELKGALPKTNSNVTNQKVTKKNSNKEPIADEVKEVLENTELTDKQRLFCLYFIKNHNQTLSAIKAGYVPERAHITGSELVRNSKVAAELRRLKGKITEELYLDAMDVLNMYIKIAFVDPTEYLAFGQKEVPVMTMYGPLVDKETKETVMKTVNYVDFKESSMIDGTVISEVKQGKDGVSIKFEDRMKALDKLSEYFDLFPDKFKRQIEEEKVKMAKEKIDFEKNKTLKNDEPIQIVIRRKERED comes from the coding sequence ATGGCTAGACAAAGAAGTCCTGCAAGAGATGAAGCAAAGAAATTATATTTAGATTCTAAAGGCAAAATGAAATTAGTTGATATAGCAGCTAGTTTAAATATAAAAGATTCTCAGGTCAGAAAGTGGAAATCACAGGATGAATGGGAACGAGAATTAAAAGGAGCGTTACCAAAAACCAATAGTAACGTTACTAATCAAAAAGTAACTAAAAAGAATAGTAATAAAGAGCCTATTGCAGATGAAGTTAAAGAGGTATTAGAGAATACTGAACTTACTGATAAGCAAAGGCTTTTTTGTTTATATTTTATTAAGAATCATAATCAAACCCTTTCTGCAATTAAAGCGGGATATGTACCAGAAAGAGCACATATAACAGGTAGCGAGTTAGTAAGAAATAGTAAGGTTGCAGCTGAATTAAGAAGGCTTAAAGGGAAAATAACAGAAGAATTGTATCTTGATGCTATGGATGTACTCAATATGTATATAAAGATAGCCTTTGTGGATCCAACAGAATATTTAGCATTTGGGCAAAAAGAAGTTCCAGTAATGACTATGTATGGACCATTAGTAGATAAAGAAACTAAAGAAACAGTAATGAAAACTGTAAATTACGTTGACTTTAAAGAAAGCTCTATGATTGATGGTACTGTAATCAGCGAAGTGAAGCAAGGCAAAGATGGTGTATCTATTAAGTTTGAAGATAGAATGAAAGCATTAGATAAGCTATCAGAGTACTTTGATTTATTCCCTGATAAATTTAAGAGGCAAATCGAAGAAGAAAAAGTTAAAATGGCCAAAGAAAAGATTGATTTTGAAAAGAATAAAACTCTTAAGAATGATGAACCAATACAAATAGTGATAAGAAGAAAAGAGCGTGAGGATTAA
- a CDS encoding aspartyl-phosphate phosphatase Spo0E family protein codes for MSNLEYVEKAVYEMRQELYVIIDKKENLLDIEVINASQKLDEALAEYNNLLNKVEK; via the coding sequence GTGAGTAATTTAGAATATGTTGAAAAAGCAGTTTATGAAATGAGACAAGAGTTATATGTAATAATAGATAAAAAAGAAAATTTATTAGATATAGAAGTAATTAATGCAAGTCAAAAACTTGATGAAGCTTTGGCTGAGTATAATAATTTACTTAACAAAGTAGAGAAATAG